From Permianibacter aggregans, a single genomic window includes:
- the rpmJ gene encoding 50S ribosomal protein L36 yields the protein MKVRASVKPICRKCKIVRRNRVVRVVCETAKHNQRQG from the coding sequence ATGAAAGTTCGTGCTTCCGTCAAACCGATTTGCCGTAAGTGCAAAATCGTCCGTCGTAACCGCGTCGTCCGCGTCGTGTGTGAAACGGCTAAGCATAACCAGCGTCAGGGTTAA
- the rpsM gene encoding 30S ribosomal protein S13: protein MARIAGVNIPVQKHAVVALTSIYGIGKTRAQTICAAAGINPAQKVRELSEDQIEALRTEVAKFSVEGDLRREVSMSIKRLMDLGCYRGLRHRKGLPVRGQRTKTNARTRKGPRKPIKN, encoded by the coding sequence ATGGCTCGTATCGCCGGTGTCAACATTCCGGTTCAAAAACACGCGGTTGTCGCGCTGACGTCCATTTATGGCATCGGCAAAACCCGTGCACAAACCATTTGTGCCGCGGCGGGTATCAATCCTGCCCAGAAAGTGCGTGAACTGTCGGAAGACCAAATCGAAGCCTTACGTACTGAAGTGGCGAAGTTTTCCGTTGAGGGTGACTTGCGCCGCGAAGTGTCCATGAGCATCAAGCGTCTCATGGATCTGGGTTGCTACCGCGGCTTGCGTCATCGCAAAGGCCTGCCGGTTCGCGGCCAACGTACCAAAACGAATGCGCGCACCCGCAAAGGTCCGCGTAAACCGATTAAAAATTAA
- the rpsK gene encoding 30S ribosomal protein S11, with protein MGKAPARATRKRVKKHVVDGMAHIHASFNNTIVTITDRQGNTLSWATAGGSGFRGSRKSTPFAAQVAAERAGSAAKEFGLKNLEVFVKGPGPGRESAVRALNAVGYKITNITDVTPIPHNGCRPPKKRRV; from the coding sequence ATGGGTAAAGCACCTGCTCGTGCTACGCGCAAACGCGTAAAAAAGCATGTCGTTGACGGCATGGCTCATATCCATGCCTCCTTCAATAACACGATCGTCACGATCACGGACCGTCAGGGCAACACCCTGAGCTGGGCCACCGCCGGTGGTTCGGGTTTCCGTGGCTCGCGCAAGAGCACGCCATTTGCTGCTCAGGTCGCCGCTGAACGAGCTGGTAGCGCCGCCAAAGAATTCGGTCTGAAGAATCTGGAAGTGTTCGTCAAAGGTCCAGGACCTGGCCGTGAGTCGGCTGTCCGCGCCCTGAATGCTGTTGGGTACAAGATCACCAACATTACTGACGTCACGCCGATTCCGCATAACGGCTGCCGTCCGCCGAAAAAACGTCGTGTGTAA
- the rpsD gene encoding 30S ribosomal protein S4: MARYIGPKVKLSRREGTDLMLKSGVRAIESKCRDRMNKKPGQHGDKGARVSDYGLQLREKQKVRRIYGVLERQFRNYYFAANKEKGNTGENLLQLLERRLDNVVYRAGFGATRAESRQLVSHRAILVNGRVTNFPSYQIQPGDVIEVREKAKAQLRIKAALEIAGQREKAHWIEVDENKMVATFKAVPERSDLSAEINEALIIELYSK; the protein is encoded by the coding sequence ATGGCTCGTTATATCGGACCTAAGGTCAAGCTTTCTCGTCGCGAAGGCACCGACCTGATGTTGAAATCCGGCGTGCGCGCGATCGAGAGCAAGTGCCGTGATCGCATGAACAAAAAACCGGGTCAGCACGGCGACAAAGGCGCCCGTGTTTCTGATTACGGTTTGCAACTGCGTGAAAAGCAGAAAGTTCGCCGTATTTACGGCGTGCTGGAGCGTCAATTCCGCAACTACTATTTCGCCGCCAACAAAGAGAAAGGCAACACCGGTGAGAACCTGTTGCAACTGTTGGAGCGTCGCTTGGATAACGTCGTCTACCGCGCTGGTTTCGGTGCCACTCGTGCCGAATCCCGTCAGCTGGTTTCGCACCGCGCGATTCTGGTCAACGGCCGGGTAACGAACTTCCCGAGCTACCAGATTCAGCCGGGCGACGTTATCGAAGTCCGCGAAAAAGCCAAAGCCCAGCTGCGCATCAAAGCTGCGCTGGAAATCGCCGGTCAGCGTGAAAAAGCGCATTGGATCGAAGTCGATGAAAACAAAATGGTCGCGACGTTCAAGGCTGTGCCGGAGCGTTCTGACCTGTCCGCTGAAATTAACGAAGCGTTGATCATCGAACTTTACTCGAAGTAA
- a CDS encoding DNA-directed RNA polymerase subunit alpha, whose amino-acid sequence MQSNVTELLRPRQIKIESSVANTAKIVLEPFERGFGHTLGNALRRILLSSMPGCAAVEAEIDGVLHEYSTLEGVQEDVIEILLNLKGLSVLLEDRDEATVTLQKSGEGPVTAADIQLVNGVKILNTDHVIANLTKNGRLNMSIKLARGMGYQPASNRRHTEEDDRPIGRLLLDASFSPVRRVSYVVEAARVEQRTDLDKLIIELQTNGTLEPEEAIRRAATILQQQLSAFVDLKDERTVETKKQEPAFDPILLRPVDDLELTVRSANCLKTENIHYIGDLVQRTEVELLKTPNLGKKSLTEIKDVLAAHGLSLGMRLENWPPASLLGE is encoded by the coding sequence ATGCAGAGCAACGTGACCGAACTGCTGAGACCACGCCAGATCAAAATCGAGTCGAGTGTCGCGAACACCGCGAAAATCGTACTCGAACCATTCGAGCGTGGCTTTGGCCACACGCTTGGCAATGCGCTGCGTCGCATCCTGCTCTCTTCCATGCCGGGTTGTGCCGCCGTGGAAGCCGAGATCGATGGCGTATTGCACGAATACTCCACGCTGGAAGGCGTGCAGGAAGATGTGATCGAAATCCTGCTGAACCTGAAAGGGTTGTCAGTGCTGCTGGAAGACCGTGACGAAGCCACGGTGACCCTGCAGAAGAGCGGTGAAGGCCCGGTAACGGCTGCCGACATTCAACTGGTCAATGGCGTCAAGATCCTGAATACGGATCACGTGATCGCCAACCTGACCAAGAATGGCCGCTTGAACATGAGCATCAAGCTGGCACGTGGCATGGGTTACCAGCCGGCCAGCAACCGTCGTCACACCGAAGAAGATGATCGCCCTATCGGCCGTTTGCTGTTGGATGCCTCGTTCAGCCCGGTGCGTCGCGTGTCCTATGTCGTTGAAGCCGCTCGTGTTGAGCAGCGCACCGACCTGGACAAACTGATTATTGAACTGCAGACCAATGGTACGTTGGAGCCGGAAGAAGCGATTCGCCGCGCCGCGACCATTCTACAACAGCAACTGTCGGCGTTCGTTGATCTGAAAGATGAGCGCACGGTCGAAACCAAGAAGCAAGAACCGGCCTTTGATCCGATTCTGTTGCGTCCGGTTGATGACCTGGAGCTGACCGTTCGTTCGGCCAACTGCCTGAAAACCGAAAACATTCATTACATCGGTGATTTGGTGCAGCGTACCGAAGTCGAACTGCTGAAGACCCCGAACCTCGGCAAGAAGTCGCTGACCGAAATCAAAGACGTGCTCGCTGCGCACGGTTTGAGCCTCGGCATGCGTCTGGAAAACTGGCCACCAGCCAGCTTGCTTGGCGAATAA
- the rplQ gene encoding 50S ribosomal protein L17: protein MRHLCSGRAFSRTSSHRNAMFRNMANSLVEHEVIRTTLPKAKELRRVIEPLITLAKQDSHASRRMAFDRTRSKDAVQKLFAELGPRYANRPGGYLRILKCGFRTGDKAPMAIVELVDRPAIDVEPVEVEAAAE from the coding sequence ATGCGTCATTTATGTAGCGGTCGTGCTTTTTCGCGCACCAGCTCGCATCGCAACGCGATGTTCCGCAATATGGCGAACTCCTTGGTTGAGCATGAAGTCATTCGCACGACTCTGCCGAAAGCCAAAGAACTGCGCCGTGTGATTGAGCCGCTGATCACGCTGGCCAAGCAAGACAGCCACGCCAGCCGTCGTATGGCTTTCGACCGTACCCGTTCGAAAGACGCCGTACAAAAGCTGTTCGCTGAACTGGGTCCGCGTTATGCCAACCGTCCGGGCGGCTACCTGCGTATCCTGAAGTGCGGTTTCCGCACCGGCGATAAAGCGCCGATGGCTATTGTCGAGTTGGTTGATCGTCCGGCCATCGATGTCGAGCCAGTCGAAGTCGAAGCTGCTGCTGAGTAA
- a CDS encoding VanZ family protein, with protein sequence MLLRLFWRTGCVFGALLIAVLSLWPRVDTLSVVPHQDKYGHALAYCCLAFFGLRGFPQHTVAVLLASVFWGVLMECLQHFQPPRTFDLLDMLANTVGVLFAWGLNSYLSKTR encoded by the coding sequence ATGTTGCTAAGGTTGTTTTGGCGTACGGGATGCGTTTTTGGCGCGCTGCTGATTGCTGTACTGTCGTTGTGGCCACGCGTTGATACCCTGAGCGTTGTTCCGCACCAGGACAAGTACGGCCATGCCCTGGCTTATTGTTGTCTGGCGTTCTTCGGTTTGCGCGGCTTCCCGCAACATACGGTAGCAGTTTTGCTTGCTTCGGTTTTCTGGGGGGTACTGATGGAATGTTTGCAGCATTTCCAACCACCGAGAACATTCGATCTGCTGGATATGCTGGCTAACACCGTCGGCGTCTTGTTTGCCTGGGGATTGAATTCCTACCTGAGCAAGACGCGGTAA
- a CDS encoding PDC sensor domain-containing protein has protein sequence MATETEASGNGSSKARKNRSIMVLFTSILAVVAIAAVYYASHINQQLELKEQRAYRGLHEAQKQIITALNTARGLRATLGTSPDFASQNLSYQQLTKALNRQLPSPQTRQMLRQNGFKDFAETHGEDSHQLLRGLNSLARKYDYLDLEEAIRVEWEVYESVRGRAPRRNQASEQSYSWSGEDYSELLRSLDEQKKAGLVAGVEQVKTQISRQLLQRYQFSESERLAAKWLNAVLQGEKYSANLSRCEQNLSDQISAREERQTICRTMAAVLVLESTRAGGLELTSYLRSGIKPFPEQEFPLAPNSARCRAESRGSSGLTPDEQGFINVAVWQRENPADPRLLVGRCRHQDFTADKKIKNEDESERVDAVYAAEVKLDHFVSAGGHFDELDVVALADAEGRLLWQWAKERMPAIGRRLYQDTLPGIAEISTLTSAKLVSQLPESAGNKELQALTELFRNEQLEQNDIYYMGEKARLYIQRFMLPIVFCQAAGGPEKTKETAAASEAESSSAQAGSPVAERHGSTITKSNQQSFICGEELAHLIGVRKLTGTDKVGALAPKTFILWFYLAAMFLLLWPWLAIVLSPHKVAIGKSHAVLLVLTLGMVVVLLLNGVLGERVYAGLLKQLERETSRYGEQIADAWHQELSSVLQTTLQDLTKLEQLRQWREQPEAWQSAGYRCAYESGAGQRSGTFTVRSCYQPSMLKLETIREINNEPSPRVLSLGSNMSLFEIEHDGDGVRPVLVYHEPLPQYGHRFNAGGRQYFKSVVNRQGWPCDWPACRGSDQREIEQFVIERITNSTDARLASQLAIRLRPQQHSESDMNGNKPVKLYSAEISTQALEFALALPGVEMLVVDNATGMVLFHSADEARVLNEFIHSEIADENALMAAMSRGKETPLITRYRGVPVWLHVRPLPHVPWSLVQVFPLEKLQLTVANMTLPALAYMLLPILALGAAGIIALLYRRRISWLWPQWRLNVMYRKASVVIALQTLLLLLVAGYVDDGMLIVLTMLHVTSVLLINQLLFGVRAGNKLLRSSRWRYPFARWLLQASKSIGLVSRPETLSRWQVRALSLWLLLQLLMLLLLLHGMAITTILAWPLIIFALLFVLMLWSALRALGNVEREASYEQSVLQESRLRAGNQSDKSLTPNMRFIRYARRFGVWMTLSVFSIFVIPSLLFTADLGAAVSARVNLVAEQTLRYQYGYNRYRLYQTSRLLYPELSRSSVMFKLSEPGHYATHQYFAVSDCKECAFSYSTEKLGMHVASPFTSYQTLERDPSQRWPLFDWILQRVTTGSDFQAAFRFAEYADAQDFRGEPIAMTVSLPPLWHFGFSVLGDNPYVELFAYALLLFLLALLVYALVSYIAKVVFCIDATIPGQRRVESPIHQSAFLNRELELVPAEQRPEIAELIGEMMRGLPDSHVVAYLAQKEQSQYDAIWRNLSEKEKCLLRHIAAGDSPLSSDIYSLKQLIAKALVVPRPNFQIINESFRLFILANVDEEMMAEWEYKVRSDAWTTLRWPLGVALVLLLAWMSYFGGDIAQLVTSSMMAAGGLFAAIRQAMSMWKGG, from the coding sequence ATGGCCACAGAAACGGAAGCATCGGGCAACGGTTCATCGAAAGCGCGCAAGAACCGTTCAATCATGGTGCTGTTCACCAGCATTCTGGCGGTGGTGGCGATTGCGGCGGTGTATTACGCCAGCCATATCAATCAGCAACTGGAACTGAAAGAACAGCGCGCCTATCGCGGTTTGCATGAAGCGCAGAAGCAAATTATCACGGCGCTGAATACCGCGCGCGGTTTGCGCGCGACACTGGGAACCTCACCGGATTTCGCCAGCCAGAATCTCAGTTACCAACAACTGACGAAAGCGCTGAACCGACAATTACCGAGTCCACAAACACGGCAAATGTTGCGTCAGAACGGCTTCAAGGATTTTGCCGAGACGCATGGCGAAGACAGCCATCAGCTATTGCGCGGTCTGAATAGTCTGGCGCGCAAGTATGATTATCTCGATCTGGAAGAAGCGATTCGCGTCGAGTGGGAGGTGTACGAATCGGTGCGTGGTCGCGCGCCACGCAGAAACCAGGCGTCAGAACAATCGTATTCCTGGTCCGGCGAAGACTACAGCGAGTTGCTGCGATCACTCGATGAACAGAAAAAAGCTGGGCTGGTCGCCGGTGTCGAGCAAGTCAAAACCCAGATCTCACGGCAGCTGTTGCAGCGTTATCAGTTCAGCGAAAGCGAGCGTCTGGCCGCGAAATGGTTGAATGCGGTTCTGCAGGGAGAAAAGTATTCTGCGAACCTGAGTCGTTGTGAGCAAAATTTATCGGATCAGATCAGTGCTCGAGAGGAACGGCAAACCATTTGTCGGACGATGGCTGCGGTGTTGGTGTTGGAGTCGACCCGTGCTGGTGGCTTGGAATTAACCAGCTATTTGCGCTCGGGCATCAAGCCGTTTCCGGAACAGGAATTTCCGCTGGCGCCGAACTCGGCTCGCTGTCGAGCGGAGAGCCGCGGCAGCAGCGGGTTGACGCCGGACGAACAGGGTTTCATCAATGTCGCAGTCTGGCAGCGTGAGAATCCTGCCGATCCGCGACTATTGGTTGGCCGCTGTCGGCATCAGGATTTCACGGCCGACAAAAAGATAAAAAATGAAGATGAAAGCGAAAGAGTTGATGCTGTTTACGCAGCTGAGGTCAAGCTCGATCACTTCGTTTCGGCCGGTGGCCATTTCGACGAGCTGGATGTCGTCGCGTTAGCCGATGCGGAAGGACGATTGCTGTGGCAGTGGGCCAAGGAACGAATGCCTGCGATAGGGCGGCGCTTGTATCAGGATACGCTGCCGGGTATTGCCGAGATCAGCACATTGACCAGCGCCAAACTGGTTAGTCAGCTTCCGGAGTCCGCTGGCAACAAAGAGTTGCAAGCGCTGACCGAGTTGTTTCGCAACGAACAACTTGAACAGAACGATATCTACTACATGGGTGAAAAAGCGAGGCTGTATATTCAACGCTTTATGTTGCCGATTGTTTTTTGTCAGGCTGCAGGCGGCCCGGAAAAAACGAAGGAAACCGCGGCAGCAAGCGAAGCGGAGTCCAGCTCGGCGCAAGCAGGTTCCCCCGTCGCTGAACGCCACGGCAGCACCATTACAAAATCAAATCAGCAATCATTTATCTGTGGCGAAGAGCTTGCGCACCTGATTGGGGTGCGCAAACTTACCGGCACCGACAAAGTCGGCGCGCTGGCGCCGAAGACTTTCATACTGTGGTTTTATTTGGCGGCGATGTTCCTGTTGCTATGGCCATGGCTTGCCATTGTGTTGTCGCCACATAAAGTCGCCATCGGCAAATCGCATGCTGTGCTGCTGGTGTTGACGCTGGGCATGGTCGTGGTGCTGTTGCTGAATGGTGTACTGGGTGAGCGAGTTTACGCTGGGTTATTGAAGCAATTGGAGCGCGAAACTTCGCGCTACGGCGAACAGATCGCCGATGCATGGCATCAGGAATTGTCCTCAGTGTTGCAGACAACATTGCAGGACCTCACCAAGCTTGAGCAGCTAAGGCAATGGCGAGAACAACCCGAGGCGTGGCAAAGCGCCGGCTATCGTTGCGCTTACGAATCGGGTGCAGGCCAGCGTAGTGGCACGTTTACTGTGCGCAGTTGCTATCAACCTTCGATGTTGAAGCTGGAAACCATCCGCGAAATTAATAACGAGCCATCGCCGCGTGTGCTGTCACTTGGCAGCAATATGAGTTTGTTTGAAATCGAACACGATGGCGATGGCGTGCGGCCGGTGCTGGTTTATCACGAACCACTGCCGCAGTACGGTCATCGCTTCAATGCCGGTGGTCGCCAGTACTTCAAATCGGTGGTCAATCGTCAAGGCTGGCCCTGCGACTGGCCGGCGTGTCGCGGCAGCGACCAAAGGGAAATCGAACAATTTGTCATTGAACGCATCACCAATTCCACCGACGCTCGACTGGCCAGTCAATTAGCCATTCGTTTGCGGCCGCAGCAGCACTCCGAATCGGACATGAATGGCAACAAACCGGTGAAGTTGTATTCGGCGGAGATCAGCACGCAAGCTCTGGAATTCGCCTTGGCTTTGCCCGGTGTCGAAATGTTGGTGGTCGACAATGCGACCGGCATGGTGCTGTTTCACAGCGCTGACGAAGCGCGTGTGCTGAACGAATTCATTCACAGCGAAATTGCCGATGAAAACGCGCTGATGGCGGCGATGAGCCGAGGCAAGGAAACGCCACTTATTACCCGCTATCGTGGCGTGCCGGTCTGGTTGCATGTGCGACCTTTGCCGCATGTGCCCTGGAGCTTGGTGCAAGTTTTTCCCTTGGAAAAGCTGCAACTGACCGTGGCAAACATGACCTTGCCGGCGCTGGCTTATATGTTGTTGCCAATTCTGGCGCTGGGTGCTGCTGGCATCATTGCGCTGCTGTATCGCCGGCGCATCAGTTGGTTATGGCCGCAATGGCGATTGAATGTCATGTATCGGAAAGCGAGCGTCGTTATTGCGTTGCAAACGCTGTTGCTGTTATTGGTGGCAGGTTATGTTGATGATGGCATGCTGATCGTGTTAACGATGTTGCATGTAACGTCGGTGTTGCTGATCAATCAGTTGCTGTTCGGCGTGCGCGCCGGCAACAAGTTGCTGCGATCGTCTCGCTGGCGTTATCCATTTGCTCGATGGTTGCTGCAAGCCTCCAAATCAATAGGTCTGGTCAGCAGGCCTGAAACCTTGTCGCGCTGGCAGGTACGCGCCTTGTCGCTGTGGTTGTTGCTGCAGTTGCTGATGCTGCTGTTATTGCTGCACGGCATGGCCATAACAACGATTCTCGCTTGGCCTCTCATTATTTTTGCCTTGTTGTTTGTGCTGATGTTGTGGTCGGCGTTGCGGGCACTGGGTAATGTTGAACGGGAAGCCTCTTATGAGCAAAGTGTGCTGCAGGAAAGCCGCTTGCGTGCCGGCAACCAAAGCGATAAATCGCTGACGCCGAATATGCGCTTTATCCGTTACGCTAGACGCTTCGGTGTCTGGATGACGCTGTCGGTGTTCAGCATTTTTGTTATTCCTTCCTTACTGTTTACCGCCGATTTGGGGGCTGCGGTCAGCGCCCGCGTCAATCTGGTCGCGGAGCAAACGCTGCGTTATCAGTATGGCTATAACCGCTACCGGCTCTATCAAACCAGTCGTTTGCTGTATCCGGAGCTATCGCGCAGTAGCGTCATGTTCAAACTGTCTGAGCCCGGTCACTACGCCACACATCAGTATTTTGCCGTTAGTGACTGCAAGGAATGCGCATTCAGTTACAGCACCGAGAAACTTGGCATGCATGTCGCGTCGCCATTTACCTCATATCAAACATTGGAACGAGATCCGAGCCAGCGTTGGCCGTTGTTTGATTGGATTTTGCAGCGTGTGACCACCGGCAGTGATTTTCAGGCCGCCTTCCGCTTTGCCGAATACGCCGATGCTCAGGATTTTCGCGGTGAACCTATCGCCATGACGGTCAGTCTGCCGCCGCTATGGCATTTCGGTTTCTCTGTGCTTGGTGACAACCCGTATGTGGAGTTGTTTGCCTACGCACTGCTGCTGTTTTTGCTGGCATTGCTGGTGTACGCCTTGGTCAGCTATATCGCAAAAGTGGTGTTCTGTATCGACGCGACGATACCCGGCCAGCGGCGTGTGGAATCACCGATTCATCAATCAGCATTTCTGAATCGGGAACTGGAGTTGGTACCGGCAGAACAGCGACCGGAAATTGCCGAATTGATCGGTGAAATGATGCGCGGTTTACCGGACAGCCATGTCGTCGCCTACCTGGCGCAGAAAGAACAAAGTCAGTATGACGCGATCTGGCGAAATCTGTCCGAAAAAGAAAAATGCCTGTTGCGCCATATCGCTGCCGGCGACTCGCCTTTGTCCAGCGACATCTATTCATTGAAGCAACTGATCGCGAAAGCGCTGGTGGTGCCACGACCGAACTTCCAAATCATCAACGAATCATTCCGCCTGTTTATTCTGGCCAATGTCGACGAGGAAATGATGGCCGAATGGGAGTACAAAGTCCGCTCCGATGCCTGGACGACGTTGCGTTGGCCGCTCGGTGTTGCGCTGGTGCTGTTGCTGGCCTGGATGTCCTATTTCGGCGGCGACATCGCGCAACTCGTTACCTCCAGCATGATGGCGGCCGGTGGCTTGTTCGCGGCTATCAGGCAGGCGATGTCGATGTGGAAAGGCGGCTGA
- a CDS encoding nucleoside deaminase — MNAAIHITQPDWLRQMVSNCPSLADDQQRMAFVLDLAQETVRRGYGGPFSAAVFAESGQLISVGVNSVLPQHNSVLHAEVVALMFAEQYQQRHDLPRHSLFCSCAPCAMCLGAIFWSGVQRVVSAATKADAEAAGFDEGPVFPQTLDYLRKAGIELVEGLQRQRARQILLDYRAGGGEIYNPLSGQKA; from the coding sequence ATGAATGCTGCGATTCACATTACCCAGCCTGATTGGCTGCGGCAGATGGTATCGAACTGTCCGAGCTTGGCTGATGACCAACAGCGGATGGCATTTGTGCTGGATTTGGCTCAAGAGACCGTACGAAGAGGCTATGGTGGCCCGTTTTCAGCAGCGGTATTTGCCGAGAGTGGTCAGTTGATTAGTGTCGGTGTCAATTCGGTGCTGCCACAACACAACAGTGTTCTGCATGCCGAAGTGGTCGCGCTGATGTTCGCAGAGCAGTACCAGCAACGACATGATTTGCCGCGTCACAGCTTGTTCTGTTCCTGTGCCCCCTGTGCGATGTGTCTCGGCGCCATTTTCTGGAGTGGTGTGCAGCGTGTAGTGTCGGCCGCGACCAAAGCAGATGCCGAAGCAGCTGGTTTCGATGAAGGGCCGGTATTTCCGCAAACGCTGGACTATTTACGCAAAGCGGGCATTGAACTGGTGGAAGGTTTGCAGCGGCAAAGAGCCAGGCAGATCTTGCTGGATTACCGGGCCGGCGGCGGTGAAATTTATAATCCGCTATCGGGTCAAAAAGCATGA
- a CDS encoding fatty acid hydroxylase family protein translates to MQSTSEFRHDYRQRNISRHYRAHWHIALNMAIGIGFITLAVLQSNNIQPLEWLVVPFTFLYANLAEYLGHRYPMHRPFPGLKLIYQRHAREHHRFFTAEQMAFEQACDVKAVLFPPSLVLFFAGVFGVPIWWLISWLWSDNAAWLFTATGAAYFLNYELLHSIYHLPEQSRIRQLPLIKRMSYWHTAHHRPELMTHCHFNITYPIFDYLFGTRAPKELPHN, encoded by the coding sequence ATGCAGTCTACGTCCGAGTTCCGTCATGATTATCGTCAGCGAAATATCTCCCGGCATTATCGAGCCCATTGGCATATTGCGCTCAATATGGCGATTGGTATCGGGTTCATTACGTTGGCGGTATTGCAGAGCAACAACATTCAACCATTGGAATGGTTGGTCGTTCCGTTCACGTTTCTCTATGCGAACCTGGCTGAGTATCTCGGTCATCGTTATCCGATGCACCGACCTTTTCCCGGCTTGAAACTGATTTACCAGCGTCATGCGCGTGAGCATCACCGTTTCTTTACCGCGGAACAGATGGCGTTTGAGCAAGCCTGCGATGTCAAAGCCGTGCTGTTTCCACCGAGTCTGGTGCTGTTCTTCGCTGGCGTATTCGGTGTGCCGATCTGGTGGTTAATCAGTTGGCTATGGAGCGACAATGCGGCCTGGCTGTTTACGGCGACCGGCGCAGCATACTTCCTGAATTACGAACTGCTGCACTCGATTTATCATTTGCCGGAGCAATCACGGATTCGACAACTGCCATTGATCAAACGCATGAGCTACTGGCACACCGCGCATCATCGACCAGAGCTGATGACGCACTGCCATTTCAATATCACTTATCCGATCTTCGATTATCTGTTTGGCACGCGTGCGCCGAAAGAGTTGCCTCATAATTAA